The following coding sequences are from one Gossypium raimondii isolate GPD5lz chromosome 4, ASM2569854v1, whole genome shotgun sequence window:
- the LOC105780261 gene encoding metallothionein-like protein 2, which produces MSCCGGNCGCGTGCKCGSGCGGCKMYPDLNAAEMTTTETLVLGVAPQKAHFEGAEIEFGAENGCKCGDNCTCNPCNCK; this is translated from the exons ATGTCTTGCTGTGGTGGAAACTGTGGCTGCGGTACTGGCTGCAAGTGTGGCAGTGGCTGTGGAGG ATGCAAGATGTATCCAGACCTGAACGCTGCCGAGATGACCACAACTGAGACTCTGGTTCTTGGTGTAGCACCCCAGAAAGc ACACTTTGAGGGAGCTGAGATAGAATTCGGGGCTGAGAACGGCTGCAAGTGTGGAGACAACTGCACCTGCAACCCTTGCAATTGTAAATGA